The following are from one region of the Streptomyces fradiae genome:
- a CDS encoding phosphatidylglycerol lysyltransferase domain-containing protein → MSVTVDGDKSGSVPNRVRRIVRGPRPEKVPALVGTACTLIGLIDIAAGILPRFRVSKMHAAAEVLPGTLGPLSAALSLSAGVLLLLLAHGLKRNKRRAWRAAVVLLPLGAAAQLTWRHSVTGAVLSLALVTLLAVHRDQFAALPDPRSRWRALANFILMGAGSLALGLAIVSAHPRRVIGSPSLTDRLEHVLYGLFGIEGPVDYAGNTGWTVGYSLGALGMLTALTTIYLAFRPEHPAARLTEDDETRLRALLDKHGARDSLGHFALRRDKGVVFSPSGKAAVCYRVVSGVMLASGDPIGDVEAWPGAIERFMDEAKAHSWTPAVMGCSETGGQVWTRETGLDALELGDEAVVDVADFSLSGRAMRNVRQMVKRIERNGYTTKVRRVSDLGEAELERVRRAAEDWRGTDTERGFSMALGRIGGPGDGEAVIATAHKEDDDTAGSSPYGDLKAIIHFVPWGTDGMSLELMRRDRSADPGMNELLIVAALQQSPRLGIERVSLNFAMFRAALARGEKIGAGPVLRIWRGLLVFLSRWFQIESLYKFNAKFQPRWEPRFVVYRKSGDLPRIGFAAMQAEGFVNLSLPRPFTRRKPTPTPRPCAHIVPSQAEHEVRAA, encoded by the coding sequence ATGTCTGTCACGGTAGATGGGGACAAATCAGGATCGGTTCCGAATCGGGTGCGCCGGATCGTACGCGGCCCCCGACCGGAGAAGGTCCCGGCACTCGTCGGCACGGCCTGCACGCTCATCGGCCTGATCGACATCGCCGCGGGCATCCTCCCGCGGTTCCGCGTCAGCAAGATGCACGCCGCCGCCGAGGTCCTGCCCGGCACCCTCGGGCCGCTCTCCGCCGCCCTCTCGCTCAGCGCCGGCGTCCTGCTGCTGCTCCTCGCCCACGGCCTCAAGCGCAACAAGCGCCGCGCCTGGCGCGCCGCCGTCGTCCTGCTGCCGCTCGGCGCCGCCGCCCAGCTCACCTGGCGCCACTCCGTCACCGGCGCCGTGCTCTCCCTCGCGCTCGTCACCCTGCTCGCCGTGCACCGCGACCAGTTCGCCGCCCTGCCCGACCCGCGCAGCCGCTGGCGCGCCCTCGCCAACTTCATCCTCATGGGCGCCGGCTCCCTCGCCCTCGGCCTGGCCATCGTCAGCGCCCACCCCCGCCGCGTCATCGGCAGCCCCAGCCTCACCGACCGCCTCGAACACGTCCTCTACGGCCTGTTCGGCATCGAAGGCCCCGTCGACTACGCCGGCAACACCGGCTGGACCGTCGGCTACTCCCTCGGCGCCCTCGGCATGCTCACCGCCCTCACCACCATCTACCTCGCCTTCCGCCCCGAGCACCCGGCCGCCCGGCTCACCGAGGACGACGAGACCCGGCTGCGCGCCCTCCTCGACAAGCACGGCGCCCGCGACTCCCTCGGCCACTTCGCGCTCCGCCGCGACAAGGGCGTCGTCTTCTCCCCCAGCGGCAAGGCCGCCGTCTGCTATCGCGTCGTCTCCGGCGTCATGCTCGCCAGCGGCGACCCCATCGGCGACGTCGAGGCCTGGCCCGGCGCCATCGAACGCTTCATGGACGAGGCCAAGGCCCACTCCTGGACCCCCGCCGTCATGGGCTGCTCCGAGACCGGCGGCCAGGTCTGGACCCGCGAGACCGGACTCGACGCCCTCGAACTCGGCGACGAGGCCGTCGTCGACGTCGCCGACTTCTCCCTCTCCGGCCGCGCCATGCGCAACGTCCGCCAGATGGTCAAGCGCATCGAACGCAACGGCTACACCACCAAGGTCCGCCGCGTCTCCGACCTCGGCGAGGCCGAACTCGAACGCGTCCGCCGCGCCGCCGAGGACTGGCGCGGCACCGACACCGAACGCGGCTTCTCCATGGCCCTCGGCCGCATCGGCGGCCCCGGCGACGGAGAGGCGGTCATAGCGACCGCCCACAAAGAGGACGACGACACCGCCGGCAGCTCCCCCTACGGCGACCTGAAGGCGATCATCCACTTCGTCCCGTGGGGCACCGACGGCATGTCCCTGGAGCTCATGCGCCGCGACCGCAGCGCCGACCCCGGCATGAACGAACTCCTCATCGTCGCCGCCCTCCAGCAGTCCCCCCGCCTCGGCATCGAGCGCGTCTCCCTCAACTTCGCCATGTTCCGGGCCGCCCTCGCCCGCGGCGAGAAGATCGGCGCCGGACCCGTCCTGCGCATCTGGCGCGGACTCCTCGTCTTCCTCTCCCGCTGGTTCCAGATCGAGTCCCTCTACAAGTTCAACGCCAAGTTCCAGCCCCGCTGGGAACCCCGCTTCGTCGTCTACCGCAAAAGCGGCGACCTCCCCCGCATCGGCTTCGCCGCCATGCAGGCCGAAGGCTTCGTGAACCTCTCCCTGCCCCGCCCCTTCACCCGCCGCAAGCCCACCCCGACCCCCCGCCCCTGCGCCCACATCGTCCCCTCGCAGGCCGAGCACGAGGTCCGCGCCGCCTGA
- a CDS encoding nuclear transport factor 2 family protein, translating to MEQGDFDTVTDLWLDDGATAISCVHPGWPVLTGRGEVLRSYALIMANTDYIQFFLTDVEISLADDVAIVTCTENILSGGPAEDGAELGPLVGQLVVATNVFRRTSDGWKVWSHHGSPVIPETDPADPDDTTD from the coding sequence ATGGAACAGGGGGACTTCGACACCGTCACCGACCTCTGGCTCGACGACGGCGCCACCGCCATCTCCTGCGTCCACCCCGGCTGGCCCGTCCTCACCGGCCGCGGCGAGGTGCTCCGCTCGTACGCCCTGATCATGGCGAACACCGACTACATCCAGTTCTTCCTCACCGACGTCGAGATCTCCCTCGCCGACGACGTGGCCATCGTCACGTGCACCGAGAACATCCTCAGCGGCGGACCCGCCGAGGACGGCGCCGAACTCGGACCCCTCGTCGGACAGCTCGTCGTCGCCACCAACGTCTTCCGCCGCACGTCGGACGGGTGGAAGGTGTGGTCCCACCACGGCTCCCCGGTCATCCCCGAGACCGACCCCGCCGACCCCGACGACACCACCGACTGA
- a CDS encoding alpha/beta hydrolase, translating to MGLTSNKVLALAVVVAVVFFAATVWLWPRLARGGWKAVVGRIGMLLVTQLALFASLGLAANKSFLFYGSWADLFGQEQELGVVVDHSAGSRDVQVVGTQALDVPGGGRPSVGGQIQKVVIAGEKSGIDSPAYVYLPPEYFQGRYAKSTFPASVVLTGYPGTAENLLKGLKYPRTAYQQAKDKKMQPMILVMLRPTVAPPRDTECVDVPGGPQTETFFAEDLPKAISQTYRVGTQARNWGFMGNSTGGYCALKIVLHHPDRFAAGAGFSAYYKAADDVTTGDLFHGDKAAKNRADLLWSLDHTPPRNTSFLVTSSRQGEGNLKGTKEFIRKVKAPARVSSIMLDSGGHNFNTWNREIPPGLVWMAGRLSAS from the coding sequence ATGGGTCTCACCAGCAACAAAGTCCTCGCGCTGGCGGTCGTCGTCGCCGTGGTGTTCTTCGCCGCCACGGTCTGGCTGTGGCCACGCCTGGCGCGCGGCGGCTGGAAGGCCGTCGTGGGGCGGATCGGCATGCTGCTCGTCACCCAGCTGGCGCTGTTCGCCTCGCTGGGTCTGGCCGCGAACAAGTCGTTCCTCTTCTACGGCTCCTGGGCGGACCTGTTCGGCCAGGAGCAGGAGCTCGGCGTGGTCGTGGACCACTCGGCCGGCTCGCGTGACGTGCAGGTCGTCGGCACCCAGGCGCTCGACGTGCCGGGCGGCGGGCGTCCTTCGGTCGGCGGACAGATACAGAAGGTCGTCATAGCGGGCGAGAAGTCGGGGATCGACTCCCCGGCGTACGTGTATCTGCCGCCGGAGTACTTCCAGGGCCGGTACGCGAAGTCGACGTTCCCGGCCTCGGTGGTGCTCACCGGTTACCCGGGCACGGCGGAGAACCTGCTCAAGGGCCTGAAGTACCCCCGGACGGCCTATCAGCAGGCCAAGGACAAGAAGATGCAGCCGATGATCCTGGTGATGCTGCGGCCGACCGTGGCGCCGCCCCGGGACACCGAGTGCGTGGACGTGCCGGGCGGCCCGCAGACCGAGACCTTCTTCGCCGAGGACCTGCCGAAGGCGATCTCGCAGACCTACCGGGTCGGTACGCAGGCCCGGAACTGGGGCTTCATGGGCAACTCGACCGGCGGCTACTGCGCGCTGAAGATCGTGCTGCACCACCCGGACCGGTTCGCGGCGGGCGCCGGCTTCTCCGCGTACTACAAGGCGGCGGACGACGTGACGACCGGCGACCTGTTCCACGGGGACAAGGCGGCGAAGAACCGGGCCGACCTGCTGTGGAGCCTGGACCACACGCCCCCGCGGAACACCTCGTTCCTGGTGACCTCCTCGCGGCAGGGCGAGGGCAACCTGAAGGGGACGAAGGAGTTCATCCGCAAGGTGAAGGCCCCGGCCCGGGTCTCGTCGATCATGCTCGACAGCGGCGGCCACAACTTCAACACCTGGAACCGGGAGATCCCGCCGGGCCTGGTGTGGATGGCGGGCCGGCTCAGCGCGAGCTGA
- the folP gene encoding dihydropteroate synthase, with the protein MSTTIDRGTVRGLPEWDRCAVMGVVNVTPDSFSDGGRWFDTTAAVKHGLDLVAEGADLVDVGGESTRPGATRVDEDEELRRVVPVVRGLAAEGVTVSVDTMRARVAAAAIDAGATLVNDVSGGLADPAMIPTVAATHAPFVVMHWRGFSADMNSLAVYDDVVTEVVTELRTRMEAVVDGGIAPERIVIDPGLGFAKLAPHDLALVAHLPELRALGRPLLVAASRKRFLGHVLTREPGTAPPPARERDAATAAVSAIAAHEGAWAVRVHEVRATADAVRVARAVEGAR; encoded by the coding sequence ATGAGTACGACGATCGACCGGGGCACGGTACGAGGCCTGCCGGAGTGGGACCGCTGCGCGGTCATGGGCGTGGTCAACGTGACCCCCGACTCCTTCTCCGACGGCGGCCGCTGGTTCGACACCACGGCCGCCGTCAAACACGGCCTCGACCTCGTCGCCGAAGGCGCCGACCTCGTCGACGTCGGCGGCGAGTCCACCCGCCCCGGCGCCACCCGCGTCGACGAGGACGAAGAACTCCGCCGCGTCGTCCCCGTCGTCCGCGGCCTCGCCGCCGAAGGCGTCACCGTCTCCGTCGACACCATGCGCGCCCGCGTCGCCGCCGCCGCCATAGACGCCGGCGCCACCCTCGTCAACGACGTCAGCGGCGGCCTCGCCGACCCCGCCATGATCCCCACCGTCGCCGCCACCCACGCCCCCTTCGTCGTCATGCACTGGCGCGGCTTCAGCGCCGACATGAACAGCCTCGCCGTGTACGACGACGTCGTCACCGAGGTCGTCACCGAACTCCGCACCCGCATGGAGGCCGTCGTCGACGGCGGCATCGCCCCCGAACGCATCGTCATCGACCCCGGCCTCGGCTTCGCCAAGCTCGCCCCCCACGACCTCGCCCTCGTCGCGCACCTCCCCGAGCTCCGCGCCCTCGGCCGCCCCCTCCTCGTCGCCGCCTCCCGCAAGCGCTTCCTCGGCCACGTCCTCACCCGCGAACCCGGCACCGCCCCGCCGCCCGCCCGCGAACGCGACGCCGCCACCGCCGCCGTCTCCGCCATAGCCGCCCACGAGGGCGCCTGGGCCGTCCGCGTCCACGAGGTCCGCGCCACCGCCGACGCCGTACGCGTCGCCAGAGCCGTCGAAGGAGCCCGGTGA
- the folB gene encoding dihydroneopterin aldolase, with translation MDRVALRGLKARGHHGVFPKEREEGQTFIVDLTLGLDTRAAAADDDLTKTVHYGVVAEEVVDVVQGEPVDLIETLAERIAQQCLKHAGVQEVEVVVHKPDAPITVPFDDVTVTITRSRA, from the coding sequence GTGGATCGTGTCGCGCTGCGCGGCCTCAAGGCCCGAGGACACCACGGCGTCTTCCCCAAGGAGCGCGAGGAGGGCCAGACCTTCATCGTCGACCTCACCCTCGGCCTCGACACCCGCGCCGCGGCCGCCGACGACGACCTCACGAAGACCGTCCACTACGGCGTCGTCGCCGAAGAGGTCGTCGACGTCGTCCAGGGCGAGCCCGTGGACCTCATCGAAACGCTCGCCGAGCGCATCGCCCAGCAGTGCCTCAAGCACGCCGGCGTCCAGGAGGTCGAGGTCGTCGTCCACAAGCCGGACGCGCCCATCACCGTCCCCTTCGACGACGTGACCGTCACCATCACCCGGAGCCGCGCATGA